GGAATCTCACATCTGCTCTAGTGGGATTCTTTTTCTTTAATTCTTTTTAAACGTTCTGACATAAGTAACTGAACCGCTACAGCTTCAACTTTCTTCTGATCTACTCTTTTTTCACCCCATTCAATCAATTTCTTATAAAATTCTTCAATACCTTGTTCATGCTTTAAAGCTCGTAAATATAAGACAGATGAAATTTGTTCAAAAAACCATTTATCAAATTTATCTTTTTCTTTTTGAGTCATTGACTCAAAATAAAATTCAGAATCACCATCTAATAACTTTTCCCATAAAACGTCTGGACTAACATCATCTAAAGATTGTTTCTTTTTACGAGAACCTAATTTCACCTTATCAACTGTATTATCTAAAAAGTCAGCCCAAAATTTCGCTGTAGGACGACGCTTCATGTGCTTACCACCAGTAGTTTTTTTAAAATCCACATATGTAAGAAAGACAGAGTAACAAAACTGTTCAAAAGATTGCTTGTCCAATACAATAGCTTTTTTCACAAAATTAGTCGCTGCATCATCAACAAGTTGCAACTCACAACGCACCCAATGCAATAAATCACTAGCATTCATTTGAGCCTTTTTGTCATAAAATCGAAATTGTGTACCAGTACGAGAACCTAAATACCAAGTCTCACCATCTGAAACGTATTGCAATTTATCCTCTTCACCATCAACACCAACTAACTTAAACTTCTTAATTTGATGACCACCTCGAAATCTAGTAGTTAGATTTCCATCTTTAATATATCTAGCAATCTTTTTAATCGAAACACTACCACTCACATCATCTTTAGCTACATCAATACGCGAAAAATGAAAACCTTTAGAAACTGAAGTTAAAAATTTCAACAACTGAATATCATCTTTTTTATAATCAGAACGAATCAATTTCAACATTGAACCAGTCAAAATCAAATGAATACCCATATTAGAAGGTGCATCAAATAGTAATTGAAATGTATTTTGACCTAAAAACTTGTAAGACTTTCTATACCCATGTAGACCATCATCACAATGTTTAAATAAAAACTCATCAATACCAAGAAAACTGGAAATTTTACTAATAATCCTCCTCGCATTTTCTTGGGAATTCTGTACAAATTTAAAAGTGACTTGAACCCAGTCCAGACAAGGGATAGAGTAGATATCGAATGTTCCGGGAACCCCCGTGTTACTGGACGGGGGTTCCACAATTTCTAACTGGAAATTTTCCTTCGAATTAAACACAAAAAACACCTACTAACCACAATTTATTTAATAACAGTATAAATTTTCATTTTCGACATATTCCTTTTCTATAAAATTCAAATTGTATTACATTAACGCTTTAATTATAAATTACTCTTCGATTCTTCCAGTGGTGTGGTATTTATATCGCTTTATTGCCGCTTTGATATTGATATTCAGAACATACAAATAATAAGGCAACACAATTACAAAAGTAACTCCATAAGAAAACCAATTACCTAATTCAAAATGTTTGTCTAACCAATATACAGCTAAAAGGGTTATAAAGGAGATCAATGTGCATGTGATTAATAACCGCTCTTTGTGGTATATTTCTTTTTTAAATTTTTTATATTTCAAAAGATTGTCTTCTCCACTTTTTTTAGCGTATCTTTCATTTCCATTCTCCCACCTCTCTGCCATTTCTCTATAAAATTCAAATTGCATTAAAACTCACTCTAATACTCATTACGACCAATTACTAAAGCCATGTGTTTTATTGTACCGCTAACTCTCACAATTGGTTGATATTTCAACTCTACATATAACCCTTTCTCCTGCATTTCAGTTATCGCTATGTTTAAAGACATCTGAAAACTTTTTTCGCTATCCTCGTTTACAATCTTTGTATCTACAATTTTACCTGTATCCATCTTCAATTCACTTTTCATATTAAATTTCTCCTAATTTTTAGCTTAATGTTTTTCTCTCTTAATGCGCTCCACTGTAGCCTCATTCTTAAATAAACGTTTATTCAACACATCAATTTCAACATCTTTTTCCTCAACTAAATGATATAACTTATTAAAGTTATCATCAGTTTCAATACGATGTGCTTTAAGATCAATTTTAATTTCTTCAATATCCTTACTGATCTTATCTAATTGATCAATAATCTTATGTAATAAATCTTCCATGATTAAAACCTCCGATTATAATTTTAAAAAAGTTCGACTCTATCCCCTATTAATATTAACAAGTTAAGAAAGAACCTCTTAAATTTCTCCTTGTTCTTTATATTTACGTTTCTTCTCTTCAATCATAGCCAGAAAAAATGTAGAACGATTATATTTCTTAAAAGGTAAATTATGTTCTCTAGCAATTGTTTTCCTTCTATCATTCTCAATATCTACAATTTCATCTATTAAAGCCATTTCACTTTCTGTAAATGTAAATGCCCAAGTTTTCTTTTTCTCTTTAACAATCATCTTAAAACCTCCTAGCAAAATTCCTATATTTAATATAACAAAAACCATATTATTTGTAAACAAAAACATATGGTTTTTTTAAAAAATATTTTATTTTACTTTTCTACTATTTGATAACAATCTAATTACATTTAAAATCAACAAACATAAATCACTTATCCTTTCTACGTCTATAAAAAAGTAATAACAACCATAGAACAAGGAATACAACCCCTATAAGTAGGCTATATTCCGCATTCTCCTTTTCATATGAAAAAAACTTGGACTTCATAAAAAACTCATCATTAGTAGGTATCATTTTGCACCTCTAACAGTTTCTTTTATTCCTCTATAAAGATAAAACAATGAAATGCACCAAAATGCTAGAACAACAACATTATCCATCTAGATCAACCCTTTTAAACTTCGAAATTCTACAAGCATTCATAAACAACATAATTCGATTCAAAATAATAAATGTCAATATAGGATACAGAAGTAATATTATTACTTTTAACATCATAAAACCTCTCAAATTGCTTTGTATGACATTATAGTCAAACAAAGCATAATAACCGCACTAAACAAGCTAAAACTCATTAAAATAATGAATCTAGGACTTTTAAAACGTATAAACTTTTTAAACATTAAATAACTTATATCTATCAAACTAACAAAAGACAAAAAACATAACCATAAAAATATAATCATCATAATCTATCAAATCCTTTTATTAAATGGCTGCCATGATAAAATTATCATGGCAAAATCAAATGTTTAAGTTTGTAAATTATATAGAATGCAAGAGAAATACCTACAGAATAAGCAAGACATAACCATAAGTTACTAAACATAACGCTCACACCGTCGCTAATATCCTGCAAATTATATTTACTCTCTATAACAGGAATCGTATTAGGATCTGGAACACCATACACAGGCACACTTAATTCTGAAATATTGCCACTACGATCTACAGCATTCACTTGAACTTTATATTTTGTTCCGTTCTCTAAATTTTTTAAAACAAAAGAAGTAGAAGTGATAAGGTTACTATTCATCTTTTTTCCGTCTAAATAAACGCTATAACCTGCCAAATCTTTGTCACTCACTCTATCCCAAGACGCAATCAAAGCACCATTAGAAGGCTTAGCAAAAACGTTACTAGGTGCATGAGGTGGTTCATCATCTTTTTCCTCTAGAGTCTTTATAGATAGATTGACAGGCGAAGAATCATTCTTATCTTTATCAACCGCAACAACTAAAACATTATATTCTGTTTCTGGATTTAAATTTTTGATTATAAATTCTTCTTGTAATCCAATTTCAGCGTACTTCTTGCCATTTAAGAAAACTTTAAATCCTGCTAGATCATCGTCCTTTGGAGATTTCCAATGTAACTTAACTGTTTTATCAGTTGATTCCGCTACCAAAGACGATACAGGTCCAGGAGGGATTTTTTTAGGATCATTTAAAGTTCTAAAAGTTTTCATCACTCCTGGATTTTCAATTCCATCATCATTAAAAGATCGTAAACTAAAGACATAACTTGTATCATCTTTTAAACCTTCTACAACATACGAATTGACTGGCTTATCAACCTTAGCAATCAATTCATTTTCTTTATAGATATTTACACCCGCGAACTTTTCTTGTGGCGGATTTTTCCAGTTTAACGTAATTTTATTAACATCAGAAATAGCACTTACATTCGTTACTTCGCCAACTCTTCCATCATCAGCAAACACATTAAAATCAAAAATTTGAATGTCATTAATATGAACATAACTTACAGTAACATACCTAACTTTCTTTACAACTTCTTCGTTTTTTGCTATTTTTTTATAATTTTTCAAAACCTTAAAATCAGAATCCAAATAAGAAACAATTAAAGGATTATATCCACCTCTTGCATAAGCATTTATCGAAAAACCTGTTACATCATATTCCTTACCTAAATCAAAAACAACAGGCGAGTCGTCAGCACTAAAAATACTCTTAGACGTCTTTGAATCACCGTCTGTCATCTCTACTATTTTGATTTTAGGATTTTTTTTAATATATCCCTCTTTCCCTTTCAAAACATCAAAAGTTTCTGCACTTACATCTACATGAAAAGTCATAAAGAAAAGAAGCAAACTAATACAACACTTAAAATATACTTACACCGCA
The sequence above is drawn from the Bacillus cytotoxicus NVH 391-98 genome and encodes:
- a CDS encoding replication initiation factor domain-containing protein, which produces MFNSKENFQLEIVEPPSSNTGVPGTFDIYSIPCLDWVQVTFKFVQNSQENARRIISKISSFLGIDEFLFKHCDDGLHGYRKSYKFLGQNTFQLLFDAPSNMGIHLILTGSMLKLIRSDYKKDDIQLLKFLTSVSKGFHFSRIDVAKDDVSGSVSIKKIARYIKDGNLTTRFRGGHQIKKFKLVGVDGEEDKLQYVSDGETWYLGSRTGTQFRFYDKKAQMNASDLLHWVRCELQLVDDAATNFVKKAIVLDKQSFEQFCYSVFLTYVDFKKTTGGKHMKRRPTAKFWADFLDNTVDKVKLGSRKKKQSLDDVSPDVLWEKLLDGDSEFYFESMTQKEKDKFDKWFFEQISSVLYLRALKHEQGIEEFYKKLIEWGEKRVDQKKVEAVAVQLLMSERLKRIKEKESH
- a CDS encoding fibronectin type III domain-containing protein is translated as MTFHVDVSAETFDVLKGKEGYIKKNPKIKIVEMTDGDSKTSKSIFSADDSPVVFDLGKEYDVTGFSINAYARGGYNPLIVSYLDSDFKVLKNYKKIAKNEEVVKKVRYVTVSYVHINDIQIFDFNVFADDGRVGEVTNVSAISDVNKITLNWKNPPQEKFAGVNIYKENELIAKVDKPVNSYVVEGLKDDTSYVFSLRSFNDDGIENPGVMKTFRTLNDPKKIPPGPVSSLVAESTDKTVKLHWKSPKDDDLAGFKVFLNGKKYAEIGLQEEFIIKNLNPETEYNVLVVAVDKDKNDSSPVNLSIKTLEEKDDEPPHAPSNVFAKPSNGALIASWDRVSDKDLAGYSVYLDGKKMNSNLITSTSFVLKNLENGTKYKVQVNAVDRSGNISELSVPVYGVPDPNTIPVIESKYNLQDISDGVSVMFSNLWLCLAYSVGISLAFYIIYKLKHLILP